Proteins found in one Triticum urartu cultivar G1812 chromosome 4, Tu2.1, whole genome shotgun sequence genomic segment:
- the LOC125552789 gene encoding rhamnogalacturonan I rhamnosyltransferase 1-like isoform X2 — translation MARSRPRFWLVAGCVALLLWASVAQLVAVGRLLSLFGLAGGAPGPSPPPSSPPPPPPPPRIYKSNGYLKISCNGGLNQMRSEICDMVAVARLLNLTMVVPELDKRSFWADQSNFGDIFDVRHFITSLRDEVRIVKRLPKRFGPTDSGIMLDMSPVSWSDEKYYLHQILPLFSKYKVIHFNKTDARLANNGISTELQLVRCRVNFRALKFTPQIEALGNKLVQKLQDKGSFVALHLRYEMDMLAFSGCNHGLNPEEAEELKRMRYAYPWWRDKEIDSKTKRSEGLCPLTPEETSLVLKALGFEKDTLIYIAAGEIYGGEKRLKPLRAAFPKLVRKEMLLDSEPLRQFQNHSSQMAALDFIVSTASDVFLPTYDGNMAKLVEGHRRFLGFRKSLLPDRRKLVELIDLYNNKTISWENFTFSVQEVHRGRVVQPSCRRKLENKPKEEDYFYANPHECLANSSLCNGSKDTVTVR, via the exons ATGGCGCGGTCCAGGCCTAGGTTCTGGCTCGTGGCGGGCTGCGTCGCCCTGCTGCTCTGGGCCTCCGTCGCGCAGCTCGTCGCCGTCGGCCGCCTCCTCTCCCTcttcggcctcgccggcggcgcgcccggcccctcgccgccgccttcctcgccccctcccccgccgccgcccccaa GAATCTACAAAAGCAATGGCTATCTGAAGATATCCTGCAATGGGGGTCTTAATCAGATGCGTTCAGAG ATATGTGACATGGTGGCAGTGGCGCGTTTGCTAAACCTCACGATGGTTGTGCCAGAGCTTGACAAGAGATCATTCTGGGCTGATCAGAG CAATTTTGGAGACATATTTGATGTGAGGCATTTCATTACCTCATTAAGAGATGAAGTGCGCATTGTCAAACGGCTGCCAAAGAGGTTTGGTCCAACAGATTCAGGCATCATGCTGGACATGTCACCTGTGAGCTGGTCAGATGAGAAATACTACTTGCACCAG ATCTTACCACTCTTCAGCAAATATAAAGTCATCCACTTTAACAAGACAGATGCTCGGTTAGCAAACAATGGCATCAGTACTGAGCTTCAACTTGTTAGATGCCGTGTTAATTTTCGTGCTCTGAAGTTTACCCCTCAAATTGAGGCTCTGGGGAATAAATTGGTACAGAAACTTCAAGACAAGGGATCATTTGTGGCATTGCATTTACGATATGAGATGGACATGCTCGCATTTTCTGGTTGCAATCATGGTCTTAATCCTGAAGAAGCTGAGGAACTCAAAAGAATGAG ATATGCATATCCATGGTGGAGAGATAAAGAAATTGATTCGAAAACCAAGAGATCAGAAGGACTATGCCCACTTACGCCTGAGGAGACGTCATTGGTTTTGAAAGCACTGGGCTTTGAAAAGGATACTCTCATATACATTGCTGCTGGTGAAATTTACGGGGGAGAAAAGAGATTGAAACCATTACGAGCTGCTTTTCCAAAACTT GTAAGAAAAGAGATGCTGCTAGATTCAGAACCTCTGCGCCAGTTTCAAAACCATTCTTCTCAGATGGCTGCACTCGATTTCATTGTATCCACTGCTAGTGATGTGTTCCTTCCTACCTATGATGGTAACATGGCGAAACTTGTTGAAGGCCACAGAAG gTTCCTGGGTTTCCGAAAAAGCTTGTTGCCAGACCGTCGGAAACTAGTTGAACTCATAGACTTGTACAACAACAAGACAATTTCCTGGGAGAATTTTACATTTTCTGTCCAAGAAGTTCATAGAGGCCGTGTAGTCCAACCATCTTGTCGGCGAAAACTCGAAAACAAGCCAAAGGAGGAGGATTATTTCTACGCTAACCCCCACGAGTGCCTGGCCAATTCAAGCCTGTGCAATGGAAGCAAGGATACAGTGACTGTAAGGTGA
- the LOC125552788 gene encoding 50S ribosomal protein L18, whose protein sequence is MATALLHATLGRPPLSSPSTSSSLPFRRHRFEVPLPRHPGLVAHRRGACPRIEAMARHGARKENAKVRNRRLQKKYNGTTTKPRLSVFCSNRQLYAMLVDDHGKKILFYASTLQEEIRGDPPCSTVEAARRVGEELVKACIELDISEVSCYDRNGFARGEKMMAFEDPVAQHGFLPR, encoded by the exons ATGGCGACGGCATTGCTTCACGCCACCCTCGGCCGGCCACCATTGTCGTCTCCCTCCACCTCCAGCTCCCTGCCATTCAGGCGCCACCGCTTCGAGGTCCCTCTCCCACGGCACCCAG GCTTGGTGGCACACCGGCGCGGGGCGTGCCCGAGGATCGAGGCCATGGCGAGGCACGGCGCGCGGAAGGAGAACGCCAAGGTCAGGAACCGCCGGCTGCAGAAAAAG TACAATGGCACTACGACCAAGCCCAGGCTGTCCGTCTTCTGCTCCAACAGGCAGCTCTACGCCATGCTCGTCGACGACCACGGCAAGAAGATCCTCTTCTACGCCAGCACCCTGCAGGAGGAAATCCGCGGCGACCCTCCATGCAGCACCGTG GAGGCCGCTCGGAGGGTCGGGGAGGAGCTCGTCAAGGCGTGTATAGAGCTGGACATCTCCGAGGTCTCGTGCTACGACCGCAACGGGTTCGCCCGAGGGGAGAAGATGATGGCGTTTGAGGACCCGGTCGCGCAGCACGGGTTCCTGCCCAGATAG
- the LOC125552789 gene encoding rhamnogalacturonan I rhamnosyltransferase 1-like isoform X1 produces the protein MARSRPRFWLVAGCVALLLWASVAQLVAVGRLLSLFGLAGGAPGPSPPPSSPPPPPPPPRIYKSNGYLKISCNGGLNQMRSEICDMVAVARLLNLTMVVPELDKRSFWADQSNFGDIFDVRHFITSLRDEVRIVKRLPKRFGPTDSGIMLDMSPVSWSDEKYYLHQILPLFSKYKVIHFNKTDARLANNGISTELQLVRCRVNFRALKFTPQIEALGNKLVQKLQDKGSFVALHLRYEMDMLAFSGCNHGLNPEEAEELKRMRILLFFLSIRYAYPWWRDKEIDSKTKRSEGLCPLTPEETSLVLKALGFEKDTLIYIAAGEIYGGEKRLKPLRAAFPKLVRKEMLLDSEPLRQFQNHSSQMAALDFIVSTASDVFLPTYDGNMAKLVEGHRRFLGFRKSLLPDRRKLVELIDLYNNKTISWENFTFSVQEVHRGRVVQPSCRRKLENKPKEEDYFYANPHECLANSSLCNGSKDTVTVR, from the exons ATGGCGCGGTCCAGGCCTAGGTTCTGGCTCGTGGCGGGCTGCGTCGCCCTGCTGCTCTGGGCCTCCGTCGCGCAGCTCGTCGCCGTCGGCCGCCTCCTCTCCCTcttcggcctcgccggcggcgcgcccggcccctcgccgccgccttcctcgccccctcccccgccgccgcccccaa GAATCTACAAAAGCAATGGCTATCTGAAGATATCCTGCAATGGGGGTCTTAATCAGATGCGTTCAGAG ATATGTGACATGGTGGCAGTGGCGCGTTTGCTAAACCTCACGATGGTTGTGCCAGAGCTTGACAAGAGATCATTCTGGGCTGATCAGAG CAATTTTGGAGACATATTTGATGTGAGGCATTTCATTACCTCATTAAGAGATGAAGTGCGCATTGTCAAACGGCTGCCAAAGAGGTTTGGTCCAACAGATTCAGGCATCATGCTGGACATGTCACCTGTGAGCTGGTCAGATGAGAAATACTACTTGCACCAG ATCTTACCACTCTTCAGCAAATATAAAGTCATCCACTTTAACAAGACAGATGCTCGGTTAGCAAACAATGGCATCAGTACTGAGCTTCAACTTGTTAGATGCCGTGTTAATTTTCGTGCTCTGAAGTTTACCCCTCAAATTGAGGCTCTGGGGAATAAATTGGTACAGAAACTTCAAGACAAGGGATCATTTGTGGCATTGCATTTACGATATGAGATGGACATGCTCGCATTTTCTGGTTGCAATCATGGTCTTAATCCTGAAGAAGCTGAGGAACTCAAAAGAATGAG AATCCTACTTTTTTTTCTATCAATCAGATATGCATATCCATGGTGGAGAGATAAAGAAATTGATTCGAAAACCAAGAGATCAGAAGGACTATGCCCACTTACGCCTGAGGAGACGTCATTGGTTTTGAAAGCACTGGGCTTTGAAAAGGATACTCTCATATACATTGCTGCTGGTGAAATTTACGGGGGAGAAAAGAGATTGAAACCATTACGAGCTGCTTTTCCAAAACTT GTAAGAAAAGAGATGCTGCTAGATTCAGAACCTCTGCGCCAGTTTCAAAACCATTCTTCTCAGATGGCTGCACTCGATTTCATTGTATCCACTGCTAGTGATGTGTTCCTTCCTACCTATGATGGTAACATGGCGAAACTTGTTGAAGGCCACAGAAG gTTCCTGGGTTTCCGAAAAAGCTTGTTGCCAGACCGTCGGAAACTAGTTGAACTCATAGACTTGTACAACAACAAGACAATTTCCTGGGAGAATTTTACATTTTCTGTCCAAGAAGTTCATAGAGGCCGTGTAGTCCAACCATCTTGTCGGCGAAAACTCGAAAACAAGCCAAAGGAGGAGGATTATTTCTACGCTAACCCCCACGAGTGCCTGGCCAATTCAAGCCTGTGCAATGGAAGCAAGGATACAGTGACTGTAAGGTGA
- the LOC125552786 gene encoding pentatricopeptide repeat-containing protein At5g15300-like, giving the protein MTRSQTRPAAMPPTSTSPGDLVALSARCSTKRDLRLLHGALLRRRRLLPAADAVAALAKLLRFAAVSPAGDLRQAAAMLSTHLPFITSASTHPAFFYNTLMRGLAASASPGDAIGLFAAMRRAGAAPDAFTFTFLLKSCSRCPSGRRLPSDLHAQAIRHGCLGELGAHAHVHNALLHAYACRASVDDACRVFEEIPARDVISFSGLLTAHLKASDLDAARLVFDQMPHQDVVSWTAMISAYAKACRPQEALALFDAMPMQPDEVTMVSIVSACTTLGDLATGERVRRHIDSLGFGWMVPLRNALMDMYAKCGCLPETRALFDRMMVRSLASWNTLISAYALHGDLDNTIAVFHQMLAEGNTVRPDGVTLLAVLMAYGYKGRVEEGRAMFNAMQRGDYGKVELTVEHYGCVVDMLGRAGKLEEAYQMIKRMPIPSNAVIWGALLGACRTHGDIDMAERTVQELRNLNPDEGGYYILLSDMYTSAGRIAEATEIRRAMNEKGVQKTTGRSTAFLPQL; this is encoded by the coding sequence ATGACGCGCAGCCAGACGAGGCCCGCCGCGATGCCACCGACGTCCACCTCGCCGGGGGACCTGGTGGCGCTCTCCGCCCGGTGCTCCACGAAGCGCGATCTCCGCCTCCTCCACGGCGCcctcctgcgccgccgccgcctcctccccgccGCGGACGCCGTCGCGGCGCTCGCCAAGCTGCTCCGgttcgccgccgtctcccccgccgGCGACCTCCGCCAAGCCGCCGCGATGCTCTCCACCCACCTCCCCTTCATCACCTCGGCCTCCACCCACCCCGCCTTCTTCTACAACACCCTCATGCGCGgcctcgccgcctccgcctcgcccGGCGACGCCATCGGGCTCTTCGCCGCGATGCGCCGCGCGGGCGCCGCGCCCGATGCCTTCACCTTCACCTTCCTCCTCAAGTCCTGCTCCCGCTGCCCCTCGGGCCGGCGGTTGCCTTCCGACCTCCATGCCCAGGCGATCAGGCACGGCTGCCTCGGCGAGCTCGGCGCGCACGCGCACGTGCACAATGCGCTGCTTCACGCCTACGCGTGCCGGGCGTCCGTCGACGACGCGTGCAGGGTGTTTGAAGAAATTCCGGCTCGGGACGTGATCTCCTTCTCAGGGCTACTCACCGCGCATCTCAAAGCCAGTGATTTGGACGCCGCCCGCCTTGTGTTCGACCAGATGCCTCACCAGGATGTCGTTTCTTGGACTGCGATGATTTCAGCATATGCCAAGGCTTGCCGGCCGCAGGAGGCCTTGGCATTGTTTGATGCCATGCCGATGCAGCCAGACGAGGTGACCATGGTGAGTATTGTGTCCGCGTGCACCACACTAGGGGATCTTGCAACCGGGGAGCGTGTGCGGAGGCACATTGATTCCCTTGGTTTTGGATGGATGGTGCCACTTCGCAATGCACTTATGGACATGTACGCAAAGTGCGGGTGCCTCCCTGAAACACGAGCTTTGTTTGACAGGATGATGGTGAGGAGCTTGGCATCTTGGAACACGCTGATCTCGGCATATGCATTACATGGCGATCTGGACAACACGATTGCTGTGTTCCATCAGATGCTGGCAGAAGGGAACACTGTGAGGCCGGACGGTGTGACGCTTCTCGCGGTGCTTATGGCGTACGGATACAAAGGCCGTGTTGAGGAGGGGCGAGCCATGTTCAATGCGATGCAACGAGGTGACTATGGCAAAGTGGAACTCACAGTCGAGCACTATGGGTGTGTGGTGGACATGCTTGGTCGGGCAGGGAAACTCGAGGAGGCATACCAAATGATTAAGCGAATGCCAATTCCGAGCAATGCTGTGATCTGGGGCGCACTACTTGGTGCTTGTCGGACTCATGGGGATATTGACATGGCAGAGAGGACTGTGCAGGAGTTAAGGAACCTAAACCCAGATGAGGGTGGTTACTACATTTTGCTCAGCGATATGTACACATCTGCTGGACGGATAGCTGAGGCCACAGAGATCAGACGTGCCATGAATGAGAAGGGGGTCCAGAAGACTACAGGCCGGAGCACTGCCTTTCTGCCTCAGCTGTAG